From Anopheles darlingi chromosome 2, idAnoDarlMG_H_01, whole genome shotgun sequence, the proteins below share one genomic window:
- the LOC125952860 gene encoding ubiquitin-conjugating enzyme E2 D3-like, with protein MALKRINKELNDLASDPPAQCSAGPVGDDLFQWQATIIGPQESPYQGGLFFLNIQFPTDYPFKPPKVSAATRIYHPNINSNGSICLDILRSQWSPALTIAKVLLSICSLLCDPNPDDPLVPEIARIYKTDRDQYNLIAREWTRKYAM; from the coding sequence ATGGCTTTAAAGAGAATCAACAAGGAGCTGAACGATTTGGCCAGCGATCCCCCGGCACAGTGCTCGGCAGGACCGGTCGGAGACGATCTATTTCAATGGCAGGCAACGATCATAGGACCACAGGAAAGTCCGTACCAGGGTGGGTTGTTCTTCCTGAACATACAATTCCCCACGGACTACCCCTTCAAACCACCGAAGGTATCGGCGGCCACCCGTATCTACCATcccaacatcaacagcaacggttCGATTTGTCTCGATATACTGCGCTCCCAGTGGTCACCGGCTCTCACTATTGCGAAAGTGCTGTTGTCGATCTGTTCGCTGCTCTGCGATCCCAATCCGGACGATCCGCTCGTACCGGAGATCGCTCGGATATACAAAACGGATCGTGACCAGTACAACCTGATTGCCCGCGAGTGGACTCGAAAATACGCCATGTGA
- the LOC125952833 gene encoding uncharacterized protein LOC125952833 — translation MLSCLRKLLEKMMLFRLDNWLESKGLLSNTQFGFRKGKGTNDCLALLVSEIELARSRKEMQASVFLDIKGAFDSVSINKLCQKLQNAGLGPKLNNFLFNLLAEKVMYFEAGSRTETRTSFYGLPQGSCLSPLLYNFYVNDIDTCLATSCTIRQLADDGVISVASKNIADLQSPLQTTLDNLSEWARHLGIEFAPEKSQLVIFSFFSKTENNIQRGVYDPKIDLLLYGRRISIANDFKYLGVWFNSRLRWKKHINHLLLKCSKRLNFLRRITGFSWGAHPSDLIALYKTTIRSVMEYGSFCFFWAPKSLMIKLERIQYRSLRIALGAMKSTHTMSLEVMAGVMPVRLRFQQLALRYLTRATSTNPLVLSNLRAIAETRGNSKLTPLFRDFESLRVYPSILPATSSNVFPESYSEFLTVDASLREEIRKIPDDFRTAIIPGIFQQKYGQIPPYNCFFTDGSSSGDSVGFGVFNTVFQTYYSLEKPCSIFVAELAAIFCALLLASGRPSGHYFIFTDSLSSVEALKSEKAFKSANFFVQKTVELLSSMFRQEFRISLVWVPSHCGIAGNEMADQLAKQGALEGPVFVRMTHPNEFLHLSQRLCLERWQRDWDEGELGRFHYSIAPRVSLRPWFSGLKMGRAFVRMMSRLRSNHFALSTHLHRIGLADSKVCGCGEGFHDFDHLLWSCVDFEPARPAFEEAFTAAGGRCGAPIRDVLAAQDMVLLKIIYNFAREVGIDV, via the coding sequence ATGCTGTCATGTCTCAGAAAACTTTtagagaagatgatgctcttcCGTTTGGACAATTGGCTTGAATCTAAAGGCCTCTTGTCCAACACCCAATTTGGTTttcgcaaaggcaaagggaccAATGATTGCTTAGCGCTACTTGTCTCGGAGATCGAGCTTGCACGTTCCCGTAAGGAAATGCAAGCCTCGGTCTTCCTGGATATAAAAGGGGCATTTGACTCAGTGTCAATAAACAAACTGtgtcaaaaattgcaaaatgcaggCTTAGGCCCAAAACTAAACAactttttgttcaaccttttggcAGAAAAAGTTATGTATTTCGAAGCGGGGTCCCGTACTGAAACTCGAACTAGTTTCTACGGACTCCCGCAAGGATCCTGCCTGAGTCCCCTTTTATATAACTTTTATGTCAATGACATTGACACTTGCCTGGCGACCTCGTGCACCATACGGCAATTGGCAGATGACGGCGTAATCTCGGTAGCTAGCAAAAACATTGCCGATCTGCAAAGTCCTTTGCAAACCACTCTGGACAATCTCTCAGAGTGGGCAAGGCACCTAGGTATTGAGTTCGCTCCTGAGAAGTCGCAATTGGtaatcttctccttttttagcaaaaccgagAATAATATCCAGAGGGGAGTGTACGATCCCAAAATCGACCTCCTTCTTTACGGTAGAAGAATTTCCATTGCAAATGACTTCAAGTACCTAGGTGTGTGGTTTAATAGTAGGCTGCGttggaaaaaacatatcaaccaCCTGCTCCTGAAATGCTCCAAGAGGCTAAATTTTCTGCGGAGAATAACGGGCTTCTCGTGGGGGGCACACCCCTCCGACTTGATCGCGTTATACAAAACGACCATTCGATCGGTCATGGAGTATGgtagcttctgttttttttgggcgcccAAATCCCTTATGATAAAGCTTGAAAGGATCCAGTACCGCAGTCTTAGGATTGCACTGGGCGCTATGAAGTCTACTCATACAATGTCTCTGGAGGTAATGGCAGGAGTGATGCCAGTGCGACTGcgattccagcagctcgctTTGCGCTACCTAACGCGCGCCACTTCGACGAATCCGCTAGTTCTGTCGAACCTGAGAGCGATTGCGGAGACCAGAGGGAACTCTAAACTCACCCCTCTTTTTAGAGACTTCGAGTCTCTCCGAGTTTACCCTAGCATTTTGCCAGCTACTAGTAGCAATGTTTTCCCTGAATCCTACAGTGAATTTTTGACAGTAGATGCCTCGTTGAGGGAGGAAATCAGGAAGATACCAGATGATTTCCGCACTGCGATTATACCTGGTATCTTCCAACAAAAGTATGGCCAGATTCCCCCCTACAACTGCTTCTTCACCGACGGTTCCTCTTCCGGAGACTCCGTAGGCTTTGGAGTATTCAATACCGTATTCCAAACCTACTACAGCTTAGAAAAGCCGTGCTCTATTTTTGTTGCGGAGCTCGCTGCTATCTtttgcgctctgctgctggcgagcggaaGGCCTTCAGGTCACTACTTCATCTTCACGGATAGCCTCAGCTCGGTTGAAGCTCTGAAGTCAGAGAAGGCCTTTAAAAGTGCTAATTTTTTCGTCCAAAAAACGGTGGAGCTCTTGAGCTCCATGTTTCGACAAGAATTTCGTATCTCGCTTGTCTGGGTCCCCTCTCACTGCGGCATCGCGGGCAACGAGATGGCGGATCAGTTGGCCAAGCAAGGCGCCTTGGAAGGTCCCGTCTTCGTTCGGATGACCCACCCCAAcgagtttcttcatttgtctcAGCGACTCTGCCTCGAAAGATGGCAGAGGGACTGGGACGAGGGAGAGCTCGGAAGGTTCCACTACTCCATTGCGCCCAGAGTATCGCTCCGACCGTGGTTTAGTGGCCTCAAGATGGGACGTGCCTTCGTGCGGATGATGTCCAGGCTTCGGTCTAATCATTTCGCGCTTAGCACGCACCTCCATCGTATTGGTTTGGCCGACTCAAAGGTCTGCGGCTGTGGCGAAGGATTCCACGATTTCGATCACCTTCTGTGGTCCTGCGTGGATTTCGAGCCGGCAAGACCCGCATTTGAGGAGGCCTTCACGGCGGCTGGTGGGCGGTGCGGGGCTCCCATCCGGGATGTCCTGGCGGCGCAAGACATGGTACTGCTGAAAATAATATACAACTTTGCGCGGGAAGTGGGAATCGACGTGTAG